One window of the Vigna radiata var. radiata cultivar VC1973A chromosome 1, Vradiata_ver6, whole genome shotgun sequence genome contains the following:
- the LOC106774071 gene encoding protein SGT1 homolog B isoform X2 has translation MASDLEAKAKEAFVEDHFELAVDLLSQAINLEPNKAELYADRAQGNIKLNNLTEAVADANKAIELNPSLPKAYLRKGTACLKLEEYQTAKAALEIGASLSPDNPRFVNLIKECDKLIAESYTTIPIQEKTIARDDNPKDVQQQDDLPEKPPVAVNKPKYRHEFYQKPDQVVVTIFAKKIPKESITVEFGEQILSVSINVPGEDAYVFQTRLFGKIVPSNCRYEVLSTKIEIRLEKAEAIHWSSLEFTKNVVVPQRVNASSVTASHRPSYPSSKQTRDWDKIEAQVKKEEKDEKLDGDAALNKFFREIYQDADEDTRRAMKKSFVESNGTVLSTNWKEVGSKKVEGSPPDGMELKKWEY, from the exons ATGGCTTCCGATCTTGAGGCGAAAGCCAAAGAAGCCTTTGTCGAAGACCACTTCGAACTCGCAGTGGACCTTCTATCTCAGGCAATTAACCTCGAACCCAACAAAGCCGAACTCTATGCAGACCGCGCTCAAGGCAACATCAAATTGAACAACTTAACTG AGGCTGTTGCTGATGCTAACAAAGCAATTGAATTGAATCCTTCTCTGCCAAAAGCATATTTACGGAAAGG TACTGCATGCTTGAAGCTTGAGGAGTATCAGACTGCCAAGGCTGCTCTGGAGATTGGTGCTTCATTGTCTCCAGACAACCCAAGATTTGTTAATTTAATCAAAGAGTGTGATAAGCTCATTGCAG AATCTTATACCACCATACCTATACAGGAAAAGACCATAGCGCGGGATGATAATCCAAAAGATGTTCAACAACAGGATGATCTTCCAGAGAAGCCACCAGTTGCTGTGAATAAACCTAAATATAG GCATGAATTCTACCAGAAACCTGATCAGGTGGTTGTAACCATATTTGCAAAGAAAATCCCCAAGGAAAGCATAACTGTTGAATTTGGCGAACAAATA ctAAGTGTTAGTATTAATGTCCCAGGGGAAGATGCATATGTTTTTCAAACTCGCTTATTTGGAAAG ATTGTACCCTCCAATTGCCGGTATGAAGTATTGTCAACCAAAATTGAAATTCGGCTTGAGAAAGCAGAAGCTATTCATTGGTCATCTCTTGAATTCACCAAAAACGTTGTAGTTCCACAGAGGGTTAATGCCTCTTCAG TTACTGCAAGTCATAGACCTTCTTACCCGTCCTCAAAACAAACCAGAGATTGGGACAAGATCGAAGCTCAAGTCAAGAAAGAG GAGAAAGATGAAAAGCTCGACGGGGATGCTGCATTGAACAAATTTTTCCGGGAAATATACCAAGATGCAGATGAGGATACCAGAAGAGCAATGAAAAAGTCATTT GTGGAGTCTAATGGAACTGTGCTGTCTACAAACTGGAAAGAAGTAGGATCAAAGAAGGTGGAGGGAAGTCCTCCTGATGGCATGGAGTTGAAGAAATGGGAATATTAA
- the LOC106774071 gene encoding protein SGT1 homolog B isoform X1: MASDLEAKAKEAFVEDHFELAVDLLSQAINLEPNKAELYADRAQGNIKLNNLTEAVADANKAIELNPSLPKAYLRKGTACLKLEEYQTAKAALEIGASLSPDNPRFVNLIKECDKLIAEESYTTIPIQEKTIARDDNPKDVQQQDDLPEKPPVAVNKPKYRHEFYQKPDQVVVTIFAKKIPKESITVEFGEQILSVSINVPGEDAYVFQTRLFGKIVPSNCRYEVLSTKIEIRLEKAEAIHWSSLEFTKNVVVPQRVNASSVTASHRPSYPSSKQTRDWDKIEAQVKKEEKDEKLDGDAALNKFFREIYQDADEDTRRAMKKSFVESNGTVLSTNWKEVGSKKVEGSPPDGMELKKWEY, from the exons ATGGCTTCCGATCTTGAGGCGAAAGCCAAAGAAGCCTTTGTCGAAGACCACTTCGAACTCGCAGTGGACCTTCTATCTCAGGCAATTAACCTCGAACCCAACAAAGCCGAACTCTATGCAGACCGCGCTCAAGGCAACATCAAATTGAACAACTTAACTG AGGCTGTTGCTGATGCTAACAAAGCAATTGAATTGAATCCTTCTCTGCCAAAAGCATATTTACGGAAAGG TACTGCATGCTTGAAGCTTGAGGAGTATCAGACTGCCAAGGCTGCTCTGGAGATTGGTGCTTCATTGTCTCCAGACAACCCAAGATTTGTTAATTTAATCAAAGAGTGTGATAAGCTCATTGCAG AAGAATCTTATACCACCATACCTATACAGGAAAAGACCATAGCGCGGGATGATAATCCAAAAGATGTTCAACAACAGGATGATCTTCCAGAGAAGCCACCAGTTGCTGTGAATAAACCTAAATATAG GCATGAATTCTACCAGAAACCTGATCAGGTGGTTGTAACCATATTTGCAAAGAAAATCCCCAAGGAAAGCATAACTGTTGAATTTGGCGAACAAATA ctAAGTGTTAGTATTAATGTCCCAGGGGAAGATGCATATGTTTTTCAAACTCGCTTATTTGGAAAG ATTGTACCCTCCAATTGCCGGTATGAAGTATTGTCAACCAAAATTGAAATTCGGCTTGAGAAAGCAGAAGCTATTCATTGGTCATCTCTTGAATTCACCAAAAACGTTGTAGTTCCACAGAGGGTTAATGCCTCTTCAG TTACTGCAAGTCATAGACCTTCTTACCCGTCCTCAAAACAAACCAGAGATTGGGACAAGATCGAAGCTCAAGTCAAGAAAGAG GAGAAAGATGAAAAGCTCGACGGGGATGCTGCATTGAACAAATTTTTCCGGGAAATATACCAAGATGCAGATGAGGATACCAGAAGAGCAATGAAAAAGTCATTT GTGGAGTCTAATGGAACTGTGCTGTCTACAAACTGGAAAGAAGTAGGATCAAAGAAGGTGGAGGGAAGTCCTCCTGATGGCATGGAGTTGAAGAAATGGGAATATTAA